In one window of bacterium DNA:
- a CDS encoding molybdopterin-dependent oxidoreductase, translating to MKQTPHDVTRRAFLAKGALLGSGLAAGMMMGGRAQAQVEQAILAGRRPDVDYGLNDPENQVRTVCLNCNTGCGITCKLQDGVVTKIDGNPFNPWTLLPHLPMKTRLDDAARVDGALCPKGQAGVQIAYDPYRIRQVLKRAGRRGENKWISIPFEQAIAEIVEGGALFAQVPGEEQRQVEGLRSIMALRDGAAAKEMAADVKAIWDEKDRERKAALVKEFQARHAARLDTLIDPDHPDMGPRNNQFVMAWGRLKGGRSDVMKRFGAGFGTTNLHGHTTVCQGSLYFTCKAISEQYFAGKFTNGKKFYWQGDIENSRYILFVGANLFEANYGPTNRTVRLTENLKSGRTRIAVADPRFSKLASKAEKWLPIKPGEDAALAMAIISWMLEHDRYDKAFLANANKAAAMAGGEKSWTNASWLVEIKDGKAGKFVRAADLGLASARKLVVPDPKDKEKVIEYEEKSFLVMVGGKAVAIEPNDTERAVTADLFVDTELKGRDGATVQVKSSLQILKESAFEQSFDEWCAVAGLEAADVAQVARELTSHGKQAVVDVHRGAAQHTNGFYNVLAWMSVNMLLGNFDWKGGACLASTYGYDGAKGGPYDLAKVPGKLTTFGVSSIRHDVAYDKTTLFAGYPARRNWYPLASDVYEEIIPSIGDAYPYPVKALFLYMGAPTYALPAGHTNIAVLADVEKLPLFFCSDILIGTTSMYADYIFPDLSFLERWEFQGSHPNMPNKVQPVRQPAIAPVPETVRVYGQEAPISFETLLMGLAEQLGLKGFGPGALGEGRDYLRPEDFYLKGVANIALGSEPGKEVPDADDRELEIFLKARRHLPPTVFDEGLWRKAAGEEHWRKVVYVLNRGGRYESHEKGYDGDHLAHPYGMLLNLYQEKTASQKYAGTGKPCSGIARHLPQLTYDGRTLDEMGRGHDLHLITHRFISHTKSRTVAAYWLHPLMEENGILMNSRDARRLGLANGDQVKVVSSTNANGQWDFNNGRSRTMSGRLQVTEAIRPGVVSFVLGFGHWATGAEDVVVNGEVVKGDARRRRGIHANAAMWTDPSLRHNTCLVDPVGGSVSFYDTKVSILKA from the coding sequence ATGAAGCAGACACCCCATGACGTGACCCGTCGCGCCTTCCTGGCCAAGGGCGCCCTGCTGGGGTCGGGCCTGGCGGCCGGCATGATGATGGGTGGCCGCGCCCAGGCCCAAGTGGAGCAGGCCATTCTCGCCGGGCGGCGTCCCGATGTCGACTATGGGTTGAACGATCCTGAGAACCAGGTGCGCACCGTGTGCCTGAACTGCAACACGGGATGCGGCATCACGTGCAAGCTGCAGGACGGCGTGGTCACCAAGATCGACGGCAACCCCTTCAACCCCTGGACCCTGCTGCCGCACCTGCCCATGAAAACCCGCCTGGACGACGCCGCCCGGGTGGACGGGGCGCTCTGCCCCAAGGGACAGGCCGGCGTGCAGATCGCCTACGATCCCTATCGCATCCGCCAGGTGTTGAAGCGGGCGGGCCGGCGGGGCGAGAACAAGTGGATCAGCATCCCCTTCGAGCAGGCCATTGCCGAGATCGTGGAAGGGGGCGCGCTCTTCGCCCAGGTGCCCGGCGAGGAGCAGCGCCAAGTTGAGGGATTGCGTTCGATCATGGCCCTGCGGGACGGGGCCGCGGCCAAGGAGATGGCCGCCGACGTCAAGGCCATCTGGGATGAAAAGGACAGGGAACGCAAGGCGGCCTTGGTGAAGGAGTTCCAGGCGAGGCACGCCGCCCGCCTGGATACGCTCATCGACCCCGATCATCCGGACATGGGACCCCGCAACAACCAGTTCGTCATGGCCTGGGGACGCCTCAAGGGAGGCCGCAGCGACGTGATGAAACGCTTCGGCGCAGGCTTTGGCACCACCAACCTGCACGGGCACACCACCGTCTGCCAGGGTTCGCTCTACTTCACCTGCAAGGCGATCAGCGAGCAGTACTTCGCAGGCAAGTTCACCAATGGCAAGAAGTTCTACTGGCAGGGCGACATCGAGAACTCGCGCTACATCCTCTTCGTTGGCGCCAACCTGTTCGAAGCCAATTACGGTCCCACCAACCGCACCGTTCGCCTGACGGAGAACCTGAAGTCAGGCCGCACCAGGATCGCCGTGGCGGATCCGCGCTTTTCCAAGCTGGCCAGCAAGGCGGAGAAGTGGCTGCCCATCAAGCCGGGCGAGGACGCCGCGCTGGCCATGGCCATTATCAGCTGGATGCTGGAGCACGACCGCTACGACAAGGCTTTCCTGGCCAATGCCAACAAGGCGGCAGCCATGGCCGGCGGTGAGAAGAGCTGGACCAACGCCAGCTGGCTGGTGGAGATCAAGGACGGCAAAGCAGGAAAATTCGTGCGGGCCGCGGATCTGGGCCTGGCCTCGGCCAGGAAGCTGGTCGTGCCGGATCCCAAGGACAAGGAGAAGGTCATCGAGTACGAGGAGAAGTCTTTCCTCGTCATGGTGGGCGGCAAAGCCGTGGCCATCGAACCCAATGACACCGAGCGCGCCGTCACGGCCGACCTCTTCGTTGACACCGAGTTGAAGGGCAGGGATGGCGCCACGGTCCAGGTCAAATCCTCGCTGCAGATCCTCAAGGAGTCAGCCTTCGAGCAGTCCTTCGACGAGTGGTGCGCCGTGGCGGGGCTGGAAGCGGCCGACGTGGCGCAGGTGGCCCGCGAGCTGACCAGCCACGGCAAGCAGGCGGTGGTGGACGTCCATCGCGGCGCCGCCCAGCACACCAACGGATTCTACAACGTGCTGGCCTGGATGAGCGTCAACATGCTGCTGGGAAACTTCGACTGGAAGGGCGGCGCCTGTCTTGCCTCCACCTACGGCTATGACGGCGCCAAGGGCGGCCCCTACGATCTGGCCAAGGTACCCGGCAAGCTGACCACCTTCGGCGTCAGCTCCATCCGCCACGACGTGGCCTACGACAAGACCACGCTCTTCGCCGGCTACCCGGCCCGGCGCAACTGGTATCCCCTGGCCAGCGATGTCTACGAGGAGATCATCCCCAGCATCGGGGACGCCTACCCCTACCCGGTCAAGGCCCTTTTCCTCTACATGGGCGCCCCCACCTACGCCCTGCCCGCCGGCCACACCAACATCGCGGTGCTGGCGGACGTGGAGAAGTTGCCGCTCTTCTTCTGCAGCGACATCCTGATCGGCACCACCAGCATGTACGCCGACTACATCTTCCCGGACTTGAGCTTCCTCGAGCGCTGGGAGTTCCAGGGCAGTCATCCCAACATGCCCAACAAGGTGCAGCCTGTCCGCCAGCCGGCCATCGCCCCTGTCCCCGAGACGGTGCGCGTGTACGGCCAGGAGGCGCCCATCTCCTTCGAGACCCTCCTCATGGGCCTGGCCGAGCAGCTGGGACTGAAGGGCTTCGGACCAGGCGCCCTGGGGGAGGGGAGGGATTACCTACGCCCGGAGGATTTCTACCTCAAGGGCGTGGCCAACATCGCCCTGGGCAGCGAACCGGGCAAGGAGGTGCCCGACGCCGATGACCGGGAGCTGGAGATCTTCCTCAAGGCACGGCGGCACCTGCCGCCCACGGTGTTCGACGAGGGGCTGTGGCGCAAGGCGGCGGGGGAGGAGCACTGGCGCAAGGTCGTCTACGTGCTGAACCGGGGCGGCCGCTACGAGTCCCACGAGAAGGGCTATGACGGAGACCATCTGGCCCATCCCTATGGCATGCTGCTCAATCTTTATCAGGAGAAGACGGCATCGCAGAAGTATGCGGGAACGGGCAAGCCCTGCAGCGGCATCGCACGGCATCTGCCGCAGCTGACCTATGACGGGCGGACGCTGGACGAGATGGGCCGGGGCCACGACCTGCACCTGATCACCCATCGCTTCATCTCCCACACCAAGTCGAGGACGGTGGCCGCCTACTGGCTGCACCCGCTCATGGAGGAGAACGGCATCCTCATGAACAGCCGCGACGCCCGTCGCCTGGGGCTGGCCAACGGCGACCAGGTCAAGGTGGTCAGCTCCACCAACGCCAACGGCCAGTGGGACTTCAACAACGGCCGCTCCCGGACGATGAGCGGCCGCTTGCAGGTGACGGAGGCGATCCGCCCCGGCGTGGTCAGCTTCGTGCTTGGCTTCGGGCACTGGGCCACCGGCGCCGAGGACGTGGTGGTCAATGGCGAGGTGGTGAAGGGCGACGCGCGCCGGAGGAGGGGGATCCACGCCAACGCCGCCATGTGGACGGATCCCTCCCTGCGCCACAACACCTGCCTGGTGGATCCCGTGGGCGGCAGCGTGTCCTTCTACGACACCAAGGTGTCCATCCTGAAAGCATGA
- the nrfD gene encoding NrfD/PsrC family molybdoenzyme membrane anchor subunit: MKKKTLRLLSRLWAAAFLLGLAALVAKFATGERLAGYGSYVPWGLWVALYFHFVGIAGGVFVAGMTGYFLGLPHFREHLRVIMLVSTVAVVTGLFSIWLDLGQPFRAYRMIFAPNFGSMMAFNAWMYSFFLAVVAVCFHLSYQKASQEDVNDRSGWLAPLLMAALLLSIAYPSQSGAFFGVVDAKPFWSSALLPILFLGSAVTSGAAVLLLLFTFLLREEADIRQQPLRLLRRMTLGGMAFYFLAEFAEYSIVYWSPISHNREAVDLVIFGPFWWVFWLVHLGGALVAAFLMMRGRSLPAVGTGAFLVAVTFVSARLNILIPGQAVAELKGLNEAYTHVRLSHHYQATWNEYLVALFIGAFGVGLVVLGLKLLARHSMKKIGAAL; the protein is encoded by the coding sequence GGGCTGGCGGCGCTGGTGGCCAAGTTCGCCACGGGCGAGCGCCTTGCCGGCTACGGCAGCTATGTGCCCTGGGGCTTGTGGGTCGCCCTGTACTTCCATTTCGTGGGCATCGCCGGCGGCGTCTTCGTCGCGGGCATGACCGGCTACTTCCTGGGGCTGCCCCACTTCCGGGAGCATCTGCGGGTCATCATGCTGGTCTCCACCGTGGCGGTGGTCACCGGCCTCTTCTCCATCTGGCTGGATCTGGGGCAACCCTTCCGCGCCTATCGCATGATCTTCGCCCCCAACTTCGGCAGCATGATGGCCTTCAACGCCTGGATGTACTCCTTCTTCCTGGCCGTGGTGGCCGTCTGTTTCCACCTCAGCTACCAGAAGGCCAGCCAGGAGGACGTGAACGACCGCAGCGGCTGGCTGGCCCCGCTGCTGATGGCGGCCCTCCTCCTCTCCATCGCCTACCCCAGCCAGAGCGGCGCCTTCTTCGGCGTGGTGGACGCCAAACCCTTCTGGAGTTCGGCTCTCCTTCCCATCCTGTTCCTGGGATCCGCCGTCACGTCCGGCGCCGCCGTGCTGCTGCTGCTTTTCACCTTCCTGCTGCGGGAGGAGGCCGACATCCGCCAGCAACCCTTGCGCCTGCTGCGCCGCATGACCCTGGGCGGCATGGCCTTCTACTTCCTGGCCGAGTTCGCCGAGTACTCCATCGTCTATTGGTCGCCCATCTCGCACAATCGGGAGGCGGTCGACCTCGTCATCTTCGGCCCCTTCTGGTGGGTCTTCTGGCTGGTCCACCTGGGCGGCGCCCTGGTGGCGGCCTTCCTGATGATGAGGGGACGCAGCCTGCCGGCGGTGGGCACGGGCGCCTTCCTCGTGGCCGTCACCTTCGTCTCGGCCCGCCTCAACATCCTGATCCCCGGCCAGGCCGTGGCTGAGTTGAAGGGCTTGAATGAGGCCTACACCCACGTCCGACTCAGCCACCACTACCAGGCCACCTGGAACGAGTATCTCGTCGCGCTCTTCATCGGCGCCTTCGGCGTGGGGCTGGTGGTCCTTGGTCTCAAGCTGCTCGCCCGCCATTCCATGAAGAAGATCGGAGCCGCCCTATGA